In the genome of Flavobacterium panacagri, one region contains:
- a CDS encoding hydroxymethylglutaryl-CoA reductase, degradative, translated as MNNAVAGFSKLSKKEKINWIANEYFSNPDEAQNIIRNYWNSDEKLQQLHDEFIENTITNLYIPLGVAPNFLINGKYKTIPMAIEESSVVAAASKAAKYWSTRGGFKTTIINTEKIGQVHFTYNGDAEKLKSFFDEIKPKFFSETQSITKNMQQRGGGILDIKLKDKRSLLENYYQLHATFETKDSMGANFINSCLEQFASTLKEEAQNSDLLKNDEKLEVIMSILSNYVPNCLVRAEVSCPIEDLAEKHITNPQEFAERFVQAVQIAEVEPFRAVTHNKGIMNGVDAVVLATGNDFRAIESGVHAYASKNGQYASLSHAKIENGIFTFWLEIPLALGTVGGLTSLHPLVKLCLDILEKPSAPELMEIVAVAGLAQNFAALRSLTTTGIQEGHMKMHLNNIINQFEATEEERHLIKTHFKKTAVSHSAVVDFIENLRK; from the coding sequence ATGAACAACGCTGTTGCCGGATTTTCTAAATTATCCAAAAAAGAAAAAATCAACTGGATTGCAAATGAATATTTTTCGAACCCCGATGAGGCGCAAAATATTATAAGAAATTACTGGAATTCAGACGAAAAGCTTCAGCAATTGCATGATGAATTTATTGAAAACACCATTACAAACCTTTATATCCCACTTGGAGTTGCTCCTAACTTTTTAATCAACGGGAAATACAAAACCATTCCGATGGCCATTGAAGAGAGTTCTGTTGTTGCTGCAGCTTCTAAAGCAGCGAAATATTGGTCTACTAGAGGAGGTTTTAAAACAACAATCATCAATACAGAAAAAATTGGGCAAGTTCACTTTACTTATAATGGAGATGCTGAAAAACTAAAAAGCTTTTTTGACGAAATAAAACCTAAATTCTTCTCAGAAACTCAAAGTATTACCAAAAACATGCAGCAACGTGGCGGCGGTATTTTGGATATTAAATTAAAAGACAAAAGAAGTTTATTAGAAAACTATTATCAGCTTCATGCTACTTTTGAAACTAAAGACAGCATGGGTGCCAATTTCATAAATTCTTGTTTGGAGCAATTTGCTTCGACATTAAAAGAAGAAGCCCAAAACTCTGATTTACTAAAAAATGACGAAAAGCTGGAGGTTATCATGAGCATTTTGTCTAATTATGTTCCAAACTGCCTTGTCAGAGCTGAAGTTTCTTGCCCTATCGAAGATTTAGCCGAAAAACATATTACAAATCCACAGGAATTTGCAGAGCGTTTTGTACAAGCTGTTCAGATTGCAGAGGTTGAACCTTTTAGAGCCGTTACTCATAATAAAGGCATCATGAACGGTGTTGATGCTGTAGTCTTAGCAACCGGAAATGATTTTAGAGCCATAGAATCTGGGGTTCATGCTTATGCTTCAAAAAATGGTCAATACGCAAGTTTATCTCATGCTAAAATCGAAAACGGAATTTTTACTTTTTGGCTTGAAATTCCATTAGCTTTAGGAACTGTTGGCGGCTTAACTTCTTTACATCCTTTAGTAAAACTGTGCTTAGATATTTTAGAAAAACCATCTGCACCAGAATTAATGGAGATTGTTGCCGTTGCTGGTTTAGCACAGAATTTTGCTGCTTTGCGTTCCTTAACAACTACAGGAATTCAGGAAGGACATATGAAAATGCACCTGAACAATATCATCAATCAATTTGAAGCTACCGAAGAAGAGCGTCATTTAATTAAAACGCATTTTAAGAAAACAGCCGTATCTCACAGCGCTGTGGTAGATTTTATTGAAAATTTAAGAAAATAA
- a CDS encoding S9 family peptidase — protein sequence MSTSKITVILLFLVATVFGQQKITVENIYSGAFRAKGMDELQSLKNTDQYTVLNVDRASRSMQIDLYDFATLKKVSNLIDTKNHAALSEGIDSYIFDASEKKILIACNSNKIFRHSFTADYYLYDIASKSLTKLFDFQIQEPTFSPDGTKIAYARENNLYVYDIASKKSTPITSDGRKNAVINGITDWVYEEEFAFVRAFDWSKDSKKVAYIRFDESQVPEFSMSMFHKDLYPTIETFKYPKAGEKNSEVSLHIYDVAAGATKKVDLGKYNDFYIARMQWTNDANVLSAQVLNRHQDNLDLLFVDGTSAAAKVVLNEKDKAYVDVTDNLTFLKDNSFIWTSEKDGFNHIYLYDKTGKLKNQVTKGNWEVVSYYGFDEKTKTIFYQSTENGSINRDIYRVGLDGKNKTRLTTKVGTSAATFSPNFQYFITTFSSNLVPTTYTLNESKTGKEIQVIENNQALADKLKGYNLPAKEFFVLKTAKGNELNAWILKPKDFDPSKKYPVFMYQYSGPGSQQVNNDWNNSDDYWFLSLTQQGYIVACVDGRGTGFKGADFKKVTQKELGKYEVEDQIDAAKVIGSYPYVDASRIGIFGWSYGGFMASNCIFQGNDVFKMAIAVAPVTNWRFYDSVYTERYMQTPQENASGYDQNSPINHVDKLKGKFLLIHGSGDDNVHVQNSMQMMEALIQANKQFDSQIYPDKNHGIYGGATRIQLYNKMTNFIKQNL from the coding sequence ATGAGTACAAGTAAAATTACTGTAATACTTTTATTTCTGGTTGCGACCGTTTTTGGTCAACAAAAAATCACTGTCGAAAATATTTATAGTGGGGCATTTCGAGCAAAAGGAATGGATGAATTGCAATCTTTGAAAAATACAGACCAATATACTGTATTGAATGTTGATAGAGCGAGCAGAAGCATGCAGATCGATTTATATGATTTTGCAACTTTGAAAAAGGTTTCTAATTTAATTGATACTAAAAATCATGCAGCGCTTTCAGAGGGAATTGACAGTTATATTTTTGACGCGTCTGAGAAGAAAATTTTAATTGCTTGTAATTCTAATAAGATTTTTCGTCACTCTTTTACAGCAGATTATTATTTATATGATATCGCTTCAAAATCGTTGACAAAGCTTTTTGATTTTCAGATTCAAGAACCGACTTTTTCTCCTGATGGAACAAAAATTGCTTATGCTAGAGAAAATAACTTGTATGTTTATGACATCGCTTCAAAAAAATCTACTCCAATTACAAGTGATGGAAGAAAGAATGCAGTAATCAACGGTATCACAGACTGGGTTTATGAAGAAGAATTTGCTTTTGTTCGTGCTTTCGATTGGAGTAAAGACAGTAAAAAAGTAGCTTATATTCGTTTTGACGAAAGTCAGGTTCCTGAATTTTCAATGTCAATGTTTCATAAAGATTTGTATCCCACAATCGAAACTTTTAAGTATCCTAAAGCGGGAGAAAAGAATTCAGAAGTTTCATTACATATTTATGATGTAGCTGCAGGAGCAACGAAAAAAGTAGATTTAGGGAAATATAATGATTTCTACATTGCGAGAATGCAATGGACGAACGATGCTAATGTGCTTTCAGCACAAGTATTAAACCGTCACCAAGATAATCTTGATTTATTATTTGTTGATGGAACAAGCGCTGCTGCAAAAGTGGTGTTGAATGAAAAAGATAAAGCTTACGTAGATGTAACAGATAATTTGACTTTCTTAAAAGACAACAGCTTTATCTGGACAAGCGAAAAAGACGGTTTCAATCATATCTATTTATATGATAAAACAGGAAAGCTTAAAAATCAGGTTACAAAAGGGAACTGGGAAGTGGTTTCATACTACGGTTTCGACGAAAAAACAAAAACGATTTTCTATCAATCTACAGAAAATGGTTCTATCAACAGAGATATTTACAGAGTTGGTTTAGATGGGAAAAACAAAACTCGTTTAACTACAAAAGTGGGAACAAGTGCAGCGACTTTCAGTCCAAACTTCCAATATTTCATTACTACTTTCTCAAGCAATTTAGTGCCTACGACTTACACTTTAAATGAGTCAAAAACAGGAAAAGAAATTCAGGTTATAGAAAACAATCAAGCGCTTGCTGATAAATTGAAAGGCTATAACTTACCAGCAAAAGAATTCTTTGTTTTAAAAACAGCTAAAGGAAACGAATTAAACGCTTGGATTTTAAAACCAAAAGATTTTGATCCTTCAAAAAAATATCCAGTTTTTATGTACCAATATTCTGGTCCTGGATCACAGCAGGTAAATAACGATTGGAATAACTCTGATGATTATTGGTTCTTATCGCTTACACAGCAAGGTTATATTGTAGCTTGTGTTGATGGAAGAGGAACAGGATTTAAAGGAGCTGATTTCAAAAAAGTGACTCAAAAGGAATTAGGAAAATATGAGGTAGAAGATCAAATTGATGCGGCTAAAGTAATTGGTTCTTATCCGTATGTTGATGCTTCTAGAATTGGAATTTTCGGATGGAGTTATGGTGGTTTTATGGCTTCTAACTGTATTTTCCAAGGAAATGATGTTTTCAAAATGGCAATCGCTGTTGCTCCAGTAACGAACTGGAGATTTTATGATAGTGTTTACACAGAAAGATACATGCAGACACCGCAGGAAAATGCAAGCGGATACGATCAAAACTCACCAATCAATCATGTTGACAAATTAAAAGGTAAATTTTTGTTGATCCATGGTTCTGGTGATGATAATGTTCATGTTCAGAATTCAATGCAAATGATGGAGGCTTTAATTCAGGCAAACAAACAATTTGATTCTCAAATTTATCCAGATAAAAATCACGGTATTTACGGCGGGGCTACAAGAATTCAGCTGTACAATAAAATGACTAATTTTATCAAACAAAATCTATAA
- a CDS encoding peptide MFS transporter, translated as MGENQVKTAHPKGLWVLFGTEMWERFNFYGMRALLTLFLVNSLLMKEEEASLIYGGFLGLCYLTPMLGGFVADRFLGNRNCILLGGLLMAIGQMLLFTSGSIFESNLGLAKTIMYSALGVIVFGNGFFKPNISSMVGSLYPKQEKTKLDSAFTIFYMGINIGAFLGQSICPLLGDVKDAGGIRDIHAFRWGFLAASVAMLLGTILFYFLKNKYVVSPEGKPLGGLPSKNDASDFEEGEAQQANFSTKTLTIAGLAFIALGFFFHYVVGQNLIYTLIYSSGLALAGLIISDSSLTKIERDRIFVIYIVSFFIIFFWAAFEQAGSSLTFIADNQTDRNFFGFQMPASMVQIFNGLFVVLLAVPFSILWDALRAKGKEPISPVKLAVGLVVISVSFFMIATQVSYIGTSGLLLVKWLILLYFLNTCAELCLSPIGLSLVGKLSPKRFASLLYGVFFLSNASGYALGGTLGSILPATGDKFAKAKELGIDLQAILDKTVTPTAEQLALLEKHQISAANHFFAGFEIHNLYEFFMVFVVLTGIAAIVLFALTPFLKKMMHGVR; from the coding sequence ATGGGAGAAAATCAAGTAAAAACTGCGCATCCAAAAGGGCTTTGGGTATTGTTTGGAACGGAGATGTGGGAGCGGTTCAATTTTTATGGAATGCGAGCTTTATTGACTTTATTTCTTGTAAATTCATTATTAATGAAAGAAGAGGAAGCTTCATTAATTTACGGAGGTTTTCTTGGGCTTTGTTATCTAACGCCAATGTTGGGTGGTTTCGTAGCCGATCGTTTTTTAGGAAACAGAAATTGTATCTTATTAGGTGGATTATTAATGGCTATAGGACAAATGCTTTTGTTTACAAGTGGAAGTATTTTTGAGTCTAATTTAGGCTTAGCAAAAACCATAATGTATTCGGCATTAGGGGTTATTGTTTTTGGTAACGGATTCTTCAAACCAAATATTTCTAGTATGGTTGGAAGTTTGTATCCAAAACAAGAAAAAACAAAATTAGATAGTGCATTTACTATTTTCTATATGGGAATTAACATTGGAGCTTTTCTAGGTCAGTCAATCTGTCCTTTATTAGGAGATGTTAAAGATGCGGGTGGAATTAGAGATATCCACGCTTTTAGATGGGGATTCTTGGCGGCTTCTGTTGCAATGTTGTTGGGAACAATTCTTTTTTACTTCTTAAAAAATAAATATGTAGTTTCTCCAGAAGGAAAACCATTAGGAGGACTTCCTTCTAAAAATGATGCTTCTGATTTTGAAGAAGGAGAAGCACAGCAGGCAAATTTTTCTACTAAGACTTTAACAATTGCAGGACTTGCATTTATCGCTTTAGGATTCTTTTTTCACTATGTAGTTGGTCAAAATTTAATTTATACTTTGATCTATTCAAGCGGATTAGCTTTGGCTGGATTAATTATTTCAGATTCGTCATTAACAAAAATCGAAAGAGATAGAATTTTTGTAATCTATATTGTTTCTTTTTTTATTATTTTCTTTTGGGCAGCATTTGAGCAGGCAGGTTCTTCTTTGACTTTTATTGCAGATAATCAAACGGATAGAAACTTTTTTGGTTTTCAAATGCCGGCATCTATGGTTCAGATTTTTAACGGATTATTTGTTGTTTTATTAGCGGTTCCATTCAGTATATTATGGGATGCCTTGAGAGCAAAAGGCAAAGAACCAATTTCTCCTGTGAAATTGGCTGTTGGTCTAGTGGTAATTTCTGTAAGTTTCTTCATGATTGCAACTCAGGTTTCTTACATTGGGACTTCAGGATTGTTATTGGTTAAATGGTTGATTTTGTTGTATTTCTTAAATACTTGTGCGGAATTGTGTTTATCTCCAATCGGATTATCATTGGTAGGTAAATTATCGCCAAAACGTTTTGCTTCTTTGCTTTATGGAGTATTCTTCTTGTCTAATGCTTCAGGTTATGCATTAGGAGGAACTTTAGGTTCTATTTTACCTGCAACAGGAGATAAATTTGCAAAAGCAAAAGAATTGGGAATTGATCTTCAGGCTATTTTAGATAAAACGGTAACGCCAACTGCAGAGCAGTTAGCTCTTTTAGAAAAGCATCAAATCAGTGCAGCAAATCACTTTTTTGCTGGATTCGAAATTCATAATTTATACGAGTTCTTTATGGTATTTGTGGTACTTACTGGTATCGCGGCAATTGTATTATTTGCTTTGACTCCATTCTTGAAAAAAATGATGCATGGCGTTAGATAA